AGGTGAGTAGAGTTGGATAGATTGATCCATCATAGACCGCtgtgctctgataccatgaaaGTAAGAGCAAGACGGCTACTTTAGGTAATGTTTGAGTGACTTTCCTTTTGATATTATTTCACTTGAGTTCTAGGTTACATCACAAGTTCCCTTTTATAGCTAAACAATGCTAGGGTTTCAATCATTGTGAACTGACAGATGTCTCAATCTTGTTATGCTACGCAGGTCATCAAGCAATCAAATCTGTTTTCTGTGATGATTGGAGCCGTACAACAAGCGCTCCTCTTCTCTGTCATTATTCTGGCTTTGTTCTCTTGCACAGGTGGACTTAGCCgttgagaagatgaagaagacttgTTGGGCTTCTCAGACTTGCTAGGCTTCTCATTTTAGTTGACATTAGGCTTGTTAGGTGAGTGGCCCAATATCCCTTTCTCTTTGCTTACTGCAACGACATCGTCTTGACTCCTTAACTCTTCAGCTACATCTGAGTTCTTCTTCGATCTTGTTTCAGATTCAGGAGCTGAAGGCGGAGCAGTAGAGCTCTTGCTAATACTTTGCTCACAAACACGTATGATCATGTAACAGTCTCCATCCTACCTTTGTCACAAGCGATGTGTTCAAATCCTTTCCAGACCACCCTCTGTCCGTGGACGACAAACCCTATCCCAAGCAACcaaatgttgttttctcttttctggtGTACTTCCCCATAAAAAGCCTCTTGAAACTTTATCCAAACCATCGCCAATCGATTTTGGTAAAGATATTGTGCTCATGGTATGAATCAATATAGATGCCAACACTGATTTGGTCAATGTTAGTCTTCTTGCAAACTCAAAGAGCAGCCTTTCCATCCCGGTAGCTTTGATGACACTTTTTCGAACAAAATAGTATTAGCGCGGAGAAGATGAGAATTCTTTAAGGATACTTTTGGGATGGTTGTATGGAAACTTGGGCTGTATGGAAAAAATGGCGGAAAGCACTTGGTCGACCAATGTTTGCCATGGGAGTTTGGTGGAGCTTGAAATAGAGGTGTGGTTATGTGTTTGGCGAATTGGAAAAATGTCGGGAAAGAGTAAAGTTTACCAGAGAATTGGGACAAGAAGTAAGCCGTGCACATAACTCACTTCGGGAGAGTATAGGTACGGGTGTGAGAGTTGAGCGAATGGTAACGTGGAGACCACCGCGGGACGAGTAGTTAAAGCTAGATACGACTGGTCCTTTCACAAGAATCCAGTTTTGACTACAGCGGGGGGACTCATACGGGATGCAACAGGTAGTTGGTGTGGAGGATTTGCTCTCAATATCGGTGTTTGTTCAGCTCCTTTAGCGGAACTGTGGGGAGTTTACTATGGACTTTACCTAACTTGGGAGAGACATATCACAAGATTAGAGGTCGAGGTTGATTCGGAGTTGGTGGTTGGATTCTTAAGCAAGGGGATTAGTGATTCTCATCCCTTGTCTTTCGTGGTACATATGTGTCATGACTTTTTATCTAGGAACTAGATAGTCTGGACTTCACATGTATATAGGGAGGCTAACCGCCTAGCGGATGAGTTAGAAAACTATGCTTTTACTTTACCATTAACCTTTCATATGTTAAAGGTTGTTCCACATGTTGAGACGATTTTTCAGGATGATGACCGCGAAATTGCGTTTCTGAGGCATGTCcgtctttagttttttttgttttttgggggGGGGGGGCGGAAGTTGTTCTCCCGGGTTGCACAGAAATTAGCGAGTAACACCTTAAACACATAAAACGACACCAAACCCGAGCACATTATCTATGAAATATACCAAGCCAagttagaagaagagaaacactTTGAGGATTATAGTGATGCTTCCTTGATAGCAGGTCAAGTCGGCATCTAATAGAGTTATTAATATCCTGAATTAGAGCTGAGCTTGGCCTCGAAAAGTTATTGTGAGGTCTAGAGATTCTTTCCCTCCAAATGAGATAAATAGACGCTTGAAAAGCCAACTTAAGAATCAAAGCAATGTTCTTCTTCCTGCTAGGATTTTTAAGCATCTGACTCCTGCATCAAACAAAGATGGCAGAGAAACATGGGCCTTGCAGTGAAAGAACTCCATACTTCTATAGAGTAAGAGCAAtagaaaaacatatgttatcttatattttccttaattttatattaattctttgtaaagtttaattttcatatttttactactttaaaaagaaatattttgtttttttaaaacttaataattgttttgtacTTGTAATTGGTTttagaaagatatttttttataaaaaagggtatttttaaatataatgtcttttaaaaactacaaatttgcaaaatatttttataaatgaataattattaatttttcattaaattagtactatttaaaatttatagttttttatcAGTTGCAAGtgcaacattattaatttatagagattttagtgTACActtctataaataaatcaattcattgagattttttttcactattcatcaaaaatattaaaattaagaatagTAAAAAGCTCTTCATTtgcataagaaaaaaacaaaaaacagaaaacaaaaaaaaaagacaaagtaAGGAGGCCAGACAGCAGACCCGTCTCTCTCCGTCTCCATCTCCGCCATGACCAGCTCTTCCGCTCCTTCACGCAAGGtcgctctctttctctcacatGTCTTCAAATTCATGTTTCTCTTTACAAAAACTTTGATGATTCAATCTGAGAAATTGTGTTCTTTCATTCATGCGTAGGCTTTAAGCAAGATCGCGTGTAATAGGTTGCAGAAAGAGCTTTCTGAGTGGCAATTGAATCCCCCCACTGGATTTCGTCACAAAGTCACTGATAATCTTCAAAAGTATCAACCTTTATGTCTCTGTCTttgaaatgagttttttttctttctgtgattttgatttgaatgcGTATCTTTGTGTGTGATCTTAAGATGGACAATAGATGTTACCGGAGCTCCAGGGACACTTTACGCTAATGAGACTTATCAGCTTCAGGTTGAATTTCCTGAACATTACCCTATGGAAGCACCCCAggcaagttttgttttttttctctgattcgtgagattttgaatcaaactgtgttcttttgttggttttggtgTCTCTTTGGTTGGCTAGAAGTCTCTCACTGATAAAATTCTTGGGTTTGCTTCTGTAGAGAGACTTTGTTATGGATGTTTCATGTTTTAATTCGAACTTAttgtaaaaaagttttttgttttatgttttggtgtCTCTTGGATTGGAGCTACTGTGGAGGAGAATGACTTATTTTTCCCTGTTGTGTTGAGCAGGTAGTGTTTGTTTCTCCGGCACCTTCACATCCACATATATACAGCAATGGACATATTTGTTTAGGTATTGCTTGCTATCTCTTGGTTACTGTCTGCTCTGCATATGCTTATGTTTAGTTTTGATCAAAGCAAGGGTTTGTCGAATTGATATGTAGATGTAGAATCGGTTAGACTCTGCATTTCATAGTTTTCTGGTCAAACAAGAAAGTGAATATTGCTGAGTTTTAAGATATGTTGATGATTATTGATAAGTGTTATCACTCAAAACTGTTTTTATTGTATACCCCCATGCGTGTAGATCCTTTTCCTTAGTATCTATGATACTTCATTGTTTAAGATAGAGTTACTTAGACATGTTGTAGCAGCCTCTCCATGTTTGCTTTTACTTAAACGTTTACCATATGATGAATTGCATTAGAATCGTCTGTCTTAGATTGTAGGTTGTATTCTTTACCAAAACCGAAATCTTTTTCAGATATCATAGAGCTCTCATGTGTCTGTACTCATTTGCCTCTAAGTTGGACTCTAATCAAAATCCTCAAAAAGCTCTGAACCAATCTGAAATTATGCAACTCTTACTACCATTTACGACTTAGCAGTCCAATACATGGTTATCAAACTGAAAAGCTGTGTTGTTGGTTTATCAGATATTCTATATGACTCATGGTCACCAGCAATGACAGTGAATTCAGTCTGCATCAGCATTCTTTCGATGCTATCAAGTTCACCCGCAAaggttctttcttcttcttcgtgttTCCCTATTGACAAGTTACCCAAAGTACTGTGAATTATGAGGTCTGAAACTAAGAATATCAATGTGTTTTTTATTCCGCCTTATTGCAGCAACGCCCTGCGGATAACGATCGTTATGTGAAGAACTGTAAGAATGGGAGGTCTCCTAAGGAGACGAGGTGGTGGTTCCATGACGACAAGGTTTGATGCACGACCAAGATTAAAGAGAAGCCTTAATATGTTAATGATGACAtttaaaaatgtcaaaacctAACTTTTTGTCTCACTCTTACTATGGAATATGTCAAGTGAAGAGCTCTGAATTACATAAGAGAACACTGAGAGCGGGAATCTATATTTCGTACTGAACATGTCCACAAAAAGATCAATTAATGCTAAACAATAAGTTGTCATTAATGCCAATAGTTATtacacaaatgtttttttcatccAAATGTCtctaaaaatgtatatatacatttattaggatttttgattttctgattTGGGTCTGTCTATTCAATAAATTTCCTCTCTGGTGGAGAGGTGACTGTCACCAACTTCTTCCCTAAGCCTAAGGGAAAGATTTGTTAGAGTTGAGCCGAATATTTCTCTCTCGCCAAATATGGTAAACTGAGGCTTGGTACGCTAATTTGAGAATGAAAGCCACCTTTTTATCCCGGCAAGGATGTCTAAGCCATCTTGCACTATCTTTAAACATCCTTGGAGGGGTAACACGTGCGTTAGAGCAGAAAAACGACCATACCTCGTGCGAGAAAGGACAATCAAAGAACACATGCTGCCTTGTCTCATCAAGCGCATTGCAGAGCAGGCAAAGTGAAGGGACCTGAATCCCCCAACTAATAAACCTATCACAAATATGCAAACGATTTCTATTGGCCACCCAAACAATGAAAGCATGAGGGGAAATATTTCAAGAGAACCACACCTAATCATACCAGTCCACTTTAGGACCAGTAGGGTGGAGATGGTGCCAAGTATCACAGGACCAAAAGTTGTTTAAAATTGATCACCTCTAAAACTCAATTGATGGAGTTTCaagatattttcaaaattgatcACCTCTAAATATTCTCACCAATCTacttcaataaaaaaatatttattaaaataacaatGGGAAGAAACTCCATATACAGTTACATCGATGAAAAATCAGAactaacaaataaacaaaactatgaaaaaaaataagaaagaagagactTTTAACTAGTAATTAGTTAGCAAATCTTAAACCAATCGAAAACGAAAGTAGCATATGGTTGAGTAGATGACACAGACGCTTAGTGGTGTCTTAAAATGTCTAACCACCTTGTGAGACGCTCTAAAGGTGACAACTTTGGAACATTGAGTGTTGTTCCGACCACGACTTGGAGCTTAAGACCAGCCCCACAGTGACCCGGTTCTGAGCTAATGAAATAATGGATTCCTGGTTTGGTGAGCTTGATGATATCGTGGCCTGTCTTATGCACGGCTATTGGAGAAGTCGGGTCGCAGTTTAAGAATTCAAGGTCACCGCTGATCTCGTAGACACCGTTGACTTCATTGTTGTATTCGAAAAGGAGACCGTCTCCGACATTGAACTGTTTCTCTTTACTCCAGTTGTAATAGAAATCACTGTCGTAAACGCCCCAACTTTTGGAGTCACCAACCTTGTAGACATGTCTAGAAGGAATAATCTTGCTCGGTAGTGGTAGAGGACTCGGACTCGACGGGTCATGGACGACAAAAACGCCAAGCCTCTGTCCCGATGTACATTGAGTATGGTTTGAGGTGATGAAGTAGTAAGACCCTGGTTCCGTGAAGGTTACGACATCATGTCCTGTGTTGTAGACGGCTTTAGGAAAAGAAGAGTCGCAGAATTCGTATTCCAAACCACCGGAGACTTGTGTGACGTCATTGAGGTTGTGATCGTATTCGAAGATCAAAGAATCTCCCACGTGGATCTCTTTATCCTCGGTCCAATGGTAATAGAGGTGGTCCTTGGCAGTCCATCCATCGGAGTCTCCCACTTTGTAGACGGTGGCCGAACAACAACCGAAGAGAAGTGTAAATATCACAATCACGAAGCTGaagatcttcttcattcttgcTGTGGCCATGATTCGTTGgtatacacaaaacaaaaaggaaggAAGAAAGATGAACAAAAGCTGAGaggcgaagaagaaaaaggttatGAGATATTGAAGAGGCtgaatcaaagagagagagagttgtgttgttgttgaacGATATAATGAGTTGTGAAGAGATGACCTAACCTATCATTGTTTATAGGGTAAATTGCACACAGTAGCCATTGATCCACTtttaatttcagattttgacaAAGTGGGCAGGGCCTTTCAGCTATTAGCCATTAAGCCAAAAACTGACCAAAATGCCCCTGACGACCTGACGAAACTGAACCCGGTTTGTACGTACGGACCGCGTCGTTGGAATCCAAAAGAACCGGGTTCGTACGTACGCTGTTCATCGACGAGAAATGCATTAAATGATTTCTGGGTTTCGGCGAAGTTGACACTTGAgattggaataaaaaaaatttaaaattcgtTGGGCTCAGAAGTTTTTAATGCTAAATAGTTTTGACAAGACTAAAACTCATGATTACCTATTATAATAGAGATTATATTGTaagatattttgataatttagatTAGAATTCTGGGTAAAAAACGTAAATCGAAATTCTGTTAAGGTGAAGAAACGAAAATCGAAATTGTGTTACGGtgaagaatctgaagtttTCAGTTGCTGTTTTACAAAGTTTGAAGGATTGAAGGGGAGACAATCTGTGTTCTGGGTAAGAAATTCGTGTTAATCCTAATTACACTTGAGAACGTGATTTGAATGatacgtttttaaaaatttctggGTTCAtacattgttttgttggagattctatttgtatttgtagaTATAAATGAAAGctctatgttttgtttagttaaatttataagtacataaattgttttgttaagattctttttgtcttcGTTGACATAAATGAAATCCTTCAAAaaagatctgatttttttttatttaatgttgGTCTGACCTGAGAAATTTATGTTGCAGGTATGGAGTTACCTGTATTAATTATGGTTGGTGAGTGgatatacaaagaagaaggttggaaATTTGAAGCTGAAAAAGGAAGTTTCGGACGCTGTGTACGTATTATAGACACAACGACGTACACGGATTTGGCAAGTACAATATGTGATGTTTTCAGCTATAAGTTTAGTGAATGGAACCCTATAATAAGTTACTGGATGCCTGGAAAGATGTCTGATATGATAACAAGTAATCGCCCTCCAGTATATATTGAGAATCAAATCAGCCTGGATACATTtatgttgattcgtaatggcGATCCTTTTGTTAActtgtttgtgtctttttacCCTATCGGCAATGGAGGCAATACAGAGACAGAGGTTACAAATGTTGATGCAGCTCATAATGGTTACGAAGATATAAATGTAGATGAGGAGGATGACATAGATGAAGGTGATGAGGATGAACATGAGGATGAGGATAATGAAGAGGACGAAGATATGGATGTACATGACGATGACACCGATGGTGAAAGCCGTGGAAGTACACTCGACCCTACAGTAGACTTTAGTGAAGGTAGTAGCGAAGAATACGATTACAATAAATGGGGTGACATGAATGTGGAACAATATGGAAATGGTCATGTTGAGGAGGGCGTCGTGAATGACACTCAACATACCGTGGAACCCCCAGGGGAATTCACTCGTCTATTGGCATCGTGTACGTCGACGGGTACACATGTACCTCATGTAGAACCCACTGGTGTTTTGGTTGACTGTACACCAACCTCTGCTCCATCCCCGACGTGTCAACATGGTTTGTAccaatgtacgtacactaGAGTCTGTGCAGAGGAGACAAGATGCGAAAGTGAATTAGTTGAGCACACGGATGATATAGCTGAGAACGTAACTGGAGATGATGGTATAGTCGTCCTAGAAGGGGTTTCTGCAAGTGGGTTAAATATTGAATCTGACGACGGTCTAGTGACAACAGGTGAAGCCTACGAAGTGTATAAAGGGTTTTCTACATTGCATAATGCTGAGAATGAGTTGCTCGATACTGATGCGGATCCTGTATTCGATGATTTAGCCAATGTTCGAGTCGATGTGACAGAAGTTGAATTGAGTACGTCAGGTCATCCGTTGTATGTGGGAAgtgttttcaaaaacaagcaaGTCATACAGCAGACCATGCGACTTGTTGCAATCAAAAAGTGCTTCCGCTACAAACAAACTCGGTCATGCCCTAAAAGATTAGAGATGTTCTGCGTAGATCGCAATTGTTCGTGGCATTTGACTGCACATGTCATACCCAATTccaaatgtttcaaaatcacaGGGTATGATTCCATCCATGTTTGCAAGATCGACACTCGAAAGGATTATCGTAAACATGCAACTTACAAGCTTTTAGGCGAGGTTATGAAGAATAGATATAGTTCTTCGCAACGGGGTCCTAGAGCTGTAGATTTGCCTCGATTGGTCTTAAATGACCTTAACGTTCGGATCTCATATTCTTCAGCATGGAGAGCTAGAGAGGTTGCAGTAAACTCTATAAGGGGTGATGATATGGCTAGTTACAGGTTTTTACCTACATATCTGTATCTTTTACAATTAGCAAATCCCGGTACAATCTGTCATCTCCACTCCACTCCTGAAGATAAAGGTCGCCAGCGCTTCAAATATGTATTCGTTTCTCTCTCG
This sequence is a window from Arabidopsis thaliana chromosome 1 sequence. Protein-coding genes within it:
- the ATUBC2-1 gene encoding Ubiquitin-conjugating enzyme family protein (ATUBC2-1; CONTAINS InterPro DOMAIN/s: Ubiquitin-conjugating enzyme/RWD-like (InterPro:IPR016135), Ubiquitin-conjugating enzyme, E2 (InterPro:IPR000608); BEST Arabidopsis thaliana protein match is: ubiquitin-conjugating enzyme 18 (TAIR:AT5G42990.1); Has 9046 Blast hits to 9044 proteins in 385 species: Archae - 0; Bacteria - 0; Metazoa - 3956; Fungi - 2002; Plants - 1701; Viruses - 20; Other Eukaryotes - 1367 (source: NCBI BLink).), translated to MTSSSAPSRKALSKIACNRLQKELSEWQLNPPTGFRHKVTDNLQKWTIDVTGAPGTLYANETYQLQVEFPEHYPMEAPQVVFVSPAPSHPHIYSNGHICLDILYDSWSPAMTVNSVCISILSMLSSSPAKQRPADNDRYVKNCKNGRSPKETRWWFHDDKV
- the ATUBC2-1 gene encoding Ubiquitin-conjugating enzyme family protein, translating into MTSSSAPSRKALSKIACNRLQKELSEWQLNPPTGFRHKVTDNLQKWTIDVTGAPGTLYANETYQLQVEFPEHYPMEAPQVVFVSPAPSHPHIYSNGHICLGIACYLLVTVCSAYAYV
- a CDS encoding copper ion binding / electron carrier protein (copper ion binding;electron carriers; FUNCTIONS IN: electron carrier activity, copper ion binding; LOCATED IN: endomembrane system; CONTAINS InterPro DOMAIN/s: Plastocyanin-like (InterPro:IPR003245), Cupredoxin (InterPro:IPR008972), RNA-directed DNA polymerase (reverse transcriptase), related (InterPro:IPR015706); BEST Arabidopsis thaliana protein match is: plastocyanin-like domain-containing protein (TAIR:AT3G53330.1); Has 2845 Blast hits to 1561 proteins in 68 species: Archae - 0; Bacteria - 0; Metazoa - 0; Fungi - 0; Plants - 2844; Viruses - 0; Other Eukaryotes - 1 (source: NCBI BLink).) — its product is MATARMKKIFSFVIVIFTLLFGCCSATVYKVGDSDGWTAKDHLYYHWTEDKEIHVGDSLIFEYDHNLNDVTQVSGGLEYEFCDSSFPKAVYNTGHDVVTFTEPGSYYFITSNHTQCTSGQRLGVFVVHDPSSPSPLPLPSKIIPSRHVYKVGDSKSWGVYDSDFYYNWSKEKQFNVGDGLLFEYNNEVNGVYEISGDLEFLNCDPTSPIAVHKTGHDIIKLTKPGIHYFISSEPGHCGAGLKLQVVVGTTLNVPKLSPLERLTRNRLHICDRFISWGIQVPSLCLLCNALDETRQHVFFDCPFSHEVWSFFCSNARVTPPRMFKDSARWLRHPCRDKKVAFILKLAYQASVYHIWRERNIRLNSNKSFP
- a CDS encoding copper ion binding / electron carrier protein (copper ion binding;electron carriers; FUNCTIONS IN: electron carrier activity, copper ion binding; LOCATED IN: endomembrane system; CONTAINS InterPro DOMAIN/s: Plastocyanin-like (InterPro:IPR003245), Cupredoxin (InterPro:IPR008972); BEST Arabidopsis thaliana protein match is: plastocyanin-like domain-containing protein (TAIR:AT3G53330.1); Has 2601 Blast hits to 1373 proteins in 66 species: Archae - 0; Bacteria - 0; Metazoa - 0; Fungi - 0; Plants - 2600; Viruses - 0; Other Eukaryotes - 1 (source: NCBI BLink).), with the translated sequence MATARMKKIFSFVIVIFTLLFGCCSATVYKVGDSDGWTAKDHLYYHWTEDKEIHVGDSLIFEYDHNLNDVTQVSGGLEYEFCDSSFPKAVYNTGHDVVTFTEPGSYYFITSNHTQCTSGQRLGVFVVHDPSSPSPLPLPSKIIPSRHVYKVGDSKSWGVYDSDFYYNWSKEKQFNVGDGLLFEYNNEVNGVYEISGDLEFLNCDPTSPIAVHKTGHDIIKLTKPGIHYFISSEPGHCGAGLKLQVVVGTTLNVPKLSPLERLTRWLDILRHH